A single region of the Salvelinus sp. IW2-2015 linkage group LG20, ASM291031v2, whole genome shotgun sequence genome encodes:
- the LOC111980684 gene encoding RNA binding protein fox-1 homolog 2 isoform X2 — MLMSTDVASIMLPVSRGMMDREKDIDTATGPHANTTGGPAAIVRGMKRGDPEQTAAALTELAGAECKRPRIDGTVGVGDIGQNNDPLTPGFLGYPPHSQGSQDSTGGQEGLVPPPFSAFPPPPPPQNGLGTEFVGALFGASGQGPSDSGAGTNGSAATSNILPTPQTEVSPGQVDGVGQCVAVELAGGVSGADSAEAKGTPKRLHVSNIPFRFRDPDLRQMFGQFGKIIDVEIIFNERGSKGFGFVTFETSAEAEKARERLHGTLVEGRKIEVNNATARVMTNKKMVSPYPNGEALSTLPYGWKLSPMVQAMYGPELYAVPGFPYPSAAAAASTAAAFRGAHLRGRGRPVYSAVRAAMPQPALPAYPGVVYQDGGFYGAADLYGGYPAAAYRFAQPTAVTGATAAAAAAAYSDSYGRVYTTDPYHALGPAAAAYGVGAMVRAPQPQHYNNRLETELSSLYASLYRAGYSRFAPY, encoded by the exons ATGTTAATGTCGACCGACGTCGCATCCATAATGTTACCCGTTTCTCGGGGAATGATGGACCGGGAAAAGGACATTGATACAGCAACTGGACCCCACGCGAACACGACCGGGGGTCCAGCAGCAATAGTCCGGGGAATGAAACGAGGGGATCCTGAGCAAACAGCTGCAGCTTTGACCGAATTAGCAGGAGCAGAGTGCAAACGGCCAAGGATAGACGGGACGGTGGGTGTTGGTGACATTGGACAG aacaACGACCCTTTAACRCCAGGTTTCCTTGGATACCCACCTCACAGCCAG gGTTCTCAAGATTCAACGGGGGGCCAGGAGGGGCTGGTGCCCCCGCCCTTCTCAGCGTtccctccaccaccccctccGCAGAACGGCCTGGGGACAGAGTTTGTCGGTGCTTTGTTTGGTGCTAGTGGACAGGGGCCTTCGGATTCAGGGGCTGGAACAAATGGCTCAGCCGCCACTTCCAACATCTTACCCACCCCG cagACAGAAGTGTCTCCAGGTCAGGTAGATGGAGTGGGGCAGTGCGTGGCAGTAGAATTAGCAGGAGGAGTATCCGGGGCTGACTCCGCAGAGGCCAAAGGAACCCCAAAACGACTTCACGTCTCCAACATCCCCTTCCGCTTCCGAGACCCTGACCTCAGGCAGATGTTTGGG CAATTTGGGAAGATTATTGATGTTGAGATCATTTTCAATGAGAGGGGCTCAAAG GGGTTTGGCTTTGTCACGTTTGAGACCAGCGCCGARGCGGAGAAAGCCCGGGAAAGGCTTCACGGCACGCTAGTGGAAGGTCGCAAGATAGAG gtTAACAATGCAACGGCCAGGGTGATGACCAATAAGAAGATGGTCAGCCCCTACCCCAACGGAGAGGCCCTTAGCACCCTGCCATATG GGTGGAAGCTAAGCCCAATGGTGCAGGCCATGTACGGACCAGAGCTCTATGCAG tTCCAGGGTTCCCCTACCCGTCTGCGGCAGCGGCAGCCTCCACYGCAGCAGCGTTCCGTGGTGCCCACCTTAGGGGCCGGGGAAGGCCAGTGTACAGCGCGGTGCGTGCGGCGATGCCACAGCCTGCCCTCCCTGCCTACCCTGG CGTGGTGTATCAGGATGGTGGGTTTTATGGAGCTGCAGACTTATAC GGAGGCTATCCTGCCGCTGCCTATCGCTTTGCTCAGCCTACTGCTGTAACCGGGGCAACTGCTGCCGCCGCAGCTGCTGCTTACAGTGACAG TTATGGGCGAGTGTACACTACAGATCCCTACCACGCTCTAGGTCCTGCTGCCGCTGCCTATGGAGTCGGTGCCATGGTAAGAGCCCCCCAGCCGCAACACTACAACAACAGGCTGGAAACTGAGTTATCTTCACTTTAT gctaGTTTATATCGGGCTGGATACAGTAGGTTTGCTCCGTACTAA
- the LOC111980684 gene encoding RNA binding protein fox-1 homolog 2 isoform X3, whose product MLMSTDVASIMLPVSRGMMDREKDIDTATGPHANTTGGPAAIVRGMKRGDPEQTAAALTELAGAECKRPRIDGTVGVGDIGQNNDPLTPGFLGYPPHSQGSQDSTGGQEGLVPPPFSAFPPPPPPQNGLGTEFVGALFGASGQGPSDSGAGTNGSAATSNILPTPQTEVSPGQVDGVGQCVAVELAGGVSGADSAEAKGTPKRLHVSNIPFRFRDPDLRQMFGQFGKIIDVEIIFNERGSKGFGFVTFETSAEAEKARERLHGTLVEGRKIEVNNATARVMTNKKMVSPYPNGEALSTLPYAGWKLSPMVQAMYGPELYAVPGFPYPSAAAAASTAAAFRGAHLRGRGRPVYSAVRAAMPQPALPAYPGIVFQDSVISSRLPQGGYPAAAYRFAQPTAVTGATAAAAAAAYSDSYGRVYTTDPYHALGPAAAAYGVGAMVRAPQPQHYNNRLETELSSLYASLYRAGYSRFAPY is encoded by the exons ATGTTAATGTCGACCGACGTCGCATCCATAATGTTACCCGTTTCTCGGGGAATGATGGACCGGGAAAAGGACATTGATACAGCAACTGGACCCCACGCGAACACGACCGGGGGTCCAGCAGCAATAGTCCGGGGAATGAAACGAGGGGATCCTGAGCAAACAGCTGCAGCTTTGACCGAATTAGCAGGAGCAGAGTGCAAACGGCCAAGGATAGACGGGACGGTGGGTGTTGGTGACATTGGACAG aacaACGACCCTTTAACRCCAGGTTTCCTTGGATACCCACCTCACAGCCAG gGTTCTCAAGATTCAACGGGGGGCCAGGAGGGGCTGGTGCCCCCGCCCTTCTCAGCGTtccctccaccaccccctccGCAGAACGGCCTGGGGACAGAGTTTGTCGGTGCTTTGTTTGGTGCTAGTGGACAGGGGCCTTCGGATTCAGGGGCTGGAACAAATGGCTCAGCCGCCACTTCCAACATCTTACCCACCCCG cagACAGAAGTGTCTCCAGGTCAGGTAGATGGAGTGGGGCAGTGCGTGGCAGTAGAATTAGCAGGAGGAGTATCCGGGGCTGACTCCGCAGAGGCCAAAGGAACCCCAAAACGACTTCACGTCTCCAACATCCCCTTCCGCTTCCGAGACCCTGACCTCAGGCAGATGTTTGGG CAATTTGGGAAGATTATTGATGTTGAGATCATTTTCAATGAGAGGGGCTCAAAG GGGTTTGGCTTTGTCACGTTTGAGACCAGCGCCGARGCGGAGAAAGCCCGGGAAAGGCTTCACGGCACGCTAGTGGAAGGTCGCAAGATAGAG gtTAACAATGCAACGGCCAGGGTGATGACCAATAAGAAGATGGTCAGCCCCTACCCCAACGGAGAGGCCCTTAGCACCCTGCCATATG cAGGGTGGAAGCTAAGCCCAATGGTGCAGGCCATGTACGGACCAGAGCTCTATGCAG tTCCAGGGTTCCCCTACCCGTCTGCGGCAGCGGCAGCCTCCACYGCAGCAGCGTTCCGTGGTGCCCACCTTAGGGGCCGGGGAAGGCCAGTGTACAGCGCGGTGCGTGCGGCGATGCCACAGCCTGCCCTCCCTGCCTACCCTGG AATAGTGTTTCAGGACTCTGTCATTAGTAGCAGATTGCCTCAG GGAGGCTATCCTGCCGCTGCCTATCGCTTTGCTCAGCCTACTGCTGTAACCGGGGCAACTGCTGCCGCCGCAGCTGCTGCTTACAGTGACAG TTATGGGCGAGTGTACACTACAGATCCCTACCACGCTCTAGGTCCTGCTGCCGCTGCCTATGGAGTCGGTGCCATGGTAAGAGCCCCCCAGCCGCAACACTACAACAACAGGCTGGAAACTGAGTTATCTTCACTTTAT gctaGTTTATATCGGGCTGGATACAGTAGGTTTGCTCCGTACTAA
- the LOC111980684 gene encoding RNA binding protein fox-1 homolog 2 isoform X4, with the protein MLMSTDVASIMLPVSRGMMDREKDIDTATGPHANTTGGPAAIVRGMKRGDPEQTAAALTELAGAECKRPRIDGTVGVGDIGQNNDPLTPGFLGYPPHSQGSQDSTGGQEGLVPPPFSAFPPPPPPQNGLGTEFVGALFGASGQGPSDSGAGTNGSAATSNILPTPQTEVSPGQVDGVGQCVAVELAGGVSGADSAEAKGTPKRLHVSNIPFRFRDPDLRQMFGQFGKIIDVEIIFNERGSKGFGFVTFETSAEAEKARERLHGTLVEGRKIEVNNATARVMTNKKMVSPYPNGEALSTLPYGWKLSPMVQAMYGPELYAVPGFPYPSAAAAASTAAAFRGAHLRGRGRPVYSAVRAAMPQPALPAYPGIVFQDSVISSRLPQGGYPAAAYRFAQPTAVTGATAAAAAAAYSDSYGRVYTTDPYHALGPAAAAYGVGAMVRAPQPQHYNNRLETELSSLYASLYRAGYSRFAPY; encoded by the exons ATGTTAATGTCGACCGACGTCGCATCCATAATGTTACCCGTTTCTCGGGGAATGATGGACCGGGAAAAGGACATTGATACAGCAACTGGACCCCACGCGAACACGACCGGGGGTCCAGCAGCAATAGTCCGGGGAATGAAACGAGGGGATCCTGAGCAAACAGCTGCAGCTTTGACCGAATTAGCAGGAGCAGAGTGCAAACGGCCAAGGATAGACGGGACGGTGGGTGTTGGTGACATTGGACAG aacaACGACCCTTTAACRCCAGGTTTCCTTGGATACCCACCTCACAGCCAG gGTTCTCAAGATTCAACGGGGGGCCAGGAGGGGCTGGTGCCCCCGCCCTTCTCAGCGTtccctccaccaccccctccGCAGAACGGCCTGGGGACAGAGTTTGTCGGTGCTTTGTTTGGTGCTAGTGGACAGGGGCCTTCGGATTCAGGGGCTGGAACAAATGGCTCAGCCGCCACTTCCAACATCTTACCCACCCCG cagACAGAAGTGTCTCCAGGTCAGGTAGATGGAGTGGGGCAGTGCGTGGCAGTAGAATTAGCAGGAGGAGTATCCGGGGCTGACTCCGCAGAGGCCAAAGGAACCCCAAAACGACTTCACGTCTCCAACATCCCCTTCCGCTTCCGAGACCCTGACCTCAGGCAGATGTTTGGG CAATTTGGGAAGATTATTGATGTTGAGATCATTTTCAATGAGAGGGGCTCAAAG GGGTTTGGCTTTGTCACGTTTGAGACCAGCGCCGARGCGGAGAAAGCCCGGGAAAGGCTTCACGGCACGCTAGTGGAAGGTCGCAAGATAGAG gtTAACAATGCAACGGCCAGGGTGATGACCAATAAGAAGATGGTCAGCCCCTACCCCAACGGAGAGGCCCTTAGCACCCTGCCATATG GGTGGAAGCTAAGCCCAATGGTGCAGGCCATGTACGGACCAGAGCTCTATGCAG tTCCAGGGTTCCCCTACCCGTCTGCGGCAGCGGCAGCCTCCACYGCAGCAGCGTTCCGTGGTGCCCACCTTAGGGGCCGGGGAAGGCCAGTGTACAGCGCGGTGCGTGCGGCGATGCCACAGCCTGCCCTCCCTGCCTACCCTGG AATAGTGTTTCAGGACTCTGTCATTAGTAGCAGATTGCCTCAG GGAGGCTATCCTGCCGCTGCCTATCGCTTTGCTCAGCCTACTGCTGTAACCGGGGCAACTGCTGCCGCCGCAGCTGCTGCTTACAGTGACAG TTATGGGCGAGTGTACACTACAGATCCCTACCACGCTCTAGGTCCTGCTGCCGCTGCCTATGGAGTCGGTGCCATGGTAAGAGCCCCCCAGCCGCAACACTACAACAACAGGCTGGAAACTGAGTTATCTTCACTTTAT gctaGTTTATATCGGGCTGGATACAGTAGGTTTGCTCCGTACTAA
- the LOC111980684 gene encoding RNA binding protein fox-1 homolog 2 isoform X7, which produces MLMSTDVASIMLPVSRGMMDREKDIDTATGPHANTTGGPAAIVRGMKRGDPEQTAAALTELAGAECKRPRIDGTVGVGDIGQNNDPLTPGFLGYPPHSQGSQDSTGGQEGLVPPPFSAFPPPPPPQNGLGTEFVGALFGASGQGPSDSGAGTNGSAATSNILPTPQTEVSPGQVDGVGQCVAVELAGGVSGADSAEAKGTPKRLHVSNIPFRFRDPDLRQMFGQFGKIIDVEIIFNERGSKGFGFVTFETSAEAEKARERLHGTLVEGRKIEVNNATARVMTNKKMVSPYPNGEALSTLPYAGWKLSPMVQAMYGPELYAVPGFPYPSAAAAASTAAAFRGAHLRGRGRPVYSAVRAAMPQPALPAYPGVVYQDGGFYGAADLYNSVSGLCH; this is translated from the exons ATGTTAATGTCGACCGACGTCGCATCCATAATGTTACCCGTTTCTCGGGGAATGATGGACCGGGAAAAGGACATTGATACAGCAACTGGACCCCACGCGAACACGACCGGGGGTCCAGCAGCAATAGTCCGGGGAATGAAACGAGGGGATCCTGAGCAAACAGCTGCAGCTTTGACCGAATTAGCAGGAGCAGAGTGCAAACGGCCAAGGATAGACGGGACGGTGGGTGTTGGTGACATTGGACAG aacaACGACCCTTTAACRCCAGGTTTCCTTGGATACCCACCTCACAGCCAG gGTTCTCAAGATTCAACGGGGGGCCAGGAGGGGCTGGTGCCCCCGCCCTTCTCAGCGTtccctccaccaccccctccGCAGAACGGCCTGGGGACAGAGTTTGTCGGTGCTTTGTTTGGTGCTAGTGGACAGGGGCCTTCGGATTCAGGGGCTGGAACAAATGGCTCAGCCGCCACTTCCAACATCTTACCCACCCCG cagACAGAAGTGTCTCCAGGTCAGGTAGATGGAGTGGGGCAGTGCGTGGCAGTAGAATTAGCAGGAGGAGTATCCGGGGCTGACTCCGCAGAGGCCAAAGGAACCCCAAAACGACTTCACGTCTCCAACATCCCCTTCCGCTTCCGAGACCCTGACCTCAGGCAGATGTTTGGG CAATTTGGGAAGATTATTGATGTTGAGATCATTTTCAATGAGAGGGGCTCAAAG GGGTTTGGCTTTGTCACGTTTGAGACCAGCGCCGARGCGGAGAAAGCCCGGGAAAGGCTTCACGGCACGCTAGTGGAAGGTCGCAAGATAGAG gtTAACAATGCAACGGCCAGGGTGATGACCAATAAGAAGATGGTCAGCCCCTACCCCAACGGAGAGGCCCTTAGCACCCTGCCATATG cAGGGTGGAAGCTAAGCCCAATGGTGCAGGCCATGTACGGACCAGAGCTCTATGCAG tTCCAGGGTTCCCCTACCCGTCTGCGGCAGCGGCAGCCTCCACYGCAGCAGCGTTCCGTGGTGCCCACCTTAGGGGCCGGGGAAGGCCAGTGTACAGCGCGGTGCGTGCGGCGATGCCACAGCCTGCCCTCCCTGCCTACCCTGG CGTGGTGTATCAGGATGGTGGGTTTTATGGAGCTGCAGACTTATAC AATAGTGTTTCAGGACTCTGTCATTAG
- the LOC111980684 gene encoding RNA binding protein fox-1 homolog 2 isoform X5 produces MLMSTDVASIMLPVSRGMMDREKDIDTATGPHANTTGGPAAIVRGMKRGDPEQTAAALTELAGAECKRPRIDGTVGVGDIGQNNDPLTPGFLGYPPHSQGSQDSTGGQEGLVPPPFSAFPPPPPPQNGLGTEFVGALFGASGQGPSDSGAGTNGSAATSNILPTPQTEVSPGQVDGVGQCVAVELAGGVSGADSAEAKGTPKRLHVSNIPFRFRDPDLRQMFGQFGKIIDVEIIFNERGSKGFGFVTFETSAEAEKARERLHGTLVEGRKIEVNNATARVMTNKKMVSPYPNGEALSTLPYAGWKLSPMVQAMYGPELYAVPGFPYPSAAAAASTAAAFRGAHLRGRGRPVYSAVRAAMPQPALPAYPGVVYQDGGFYGAADLYGGYPAAAYRFAQPTAVTGATAAAAAAAYSDSYGRVYTTDPYHALGPAAAAYGVGAMASLYRAGYSRFAPY; encoded by the exons ATGTTAATGTCGACCGACGTCGCATCCATAATGTTACCCGTTTCTCGGGGAATGATGGACCGGGAAAAGGACATTGATACAGCAACTGGACCCCACGCGAACACGACCGGGGGTCCAGCAGCAATAGTCCGGGGAATGAAACGAGGGGATCCTGAGCAAACAGCTGCAGCTTTGACCGAATTAGCAGGAGCAGAGTGCAAACGGCCAAGGATAGACGGGACGGTGGGTGTTGGTGACATTGGACAG aacaACGACCCTTTAACRCCAGGTTTCCTTGGATACCCACCTCACAGCCAG gGTTCTCAAGATTCAACGGGGGGCCAGGAGGGGCTGGTGCCCCCGCCCTTCTCAGCGTtccctccaccaccccctccGCAGAACGGCCTGGGGACAGAGTTTGTCGGTGCTTTGTTTGGTGCTAGTGGACAGGGGCCTTCGGATTCAGGGGCTGGAACAAATGGCTCAGCCGCCACTTCCAACATCTTACCCACCCCG cagACAGAAGTGTCTCCAGGTCAGGTAGATGGAGTGGGGCAGTGCGTGGCAGTAGAATTAGCAGGAGGAGTATCCGGGGCTGACTCCGCAGAGGCCAAAGGAACCCCAAAACGACTTCACGTCTCCAACATCCCCTTCCGCTTCCGAGACCCTGACCTCAGGCAGATGTTTGGG CAATTTGGGAAGATTATTGATGTTGAGATCATTTTCAATGAGAGGGGCTCAAAG GGGTTTGGCTTTGTCACGTTTGAGACCAGCGCCGARGCGGAGAAAGCCCGGGAAAGGCTTCACGGCACGCTAGTGGAAGGTCGCAAGATAGAG gtTAACAATGCAACGGCCAGGGTGATGACCAATAAGAAGATGGTCAGCCCCTACCCCAACGGAGAGGCCCTTAGCACCCTGCCATATG cAGGGTGGAAGCTAAGCCCAATGGTGCAGGCCATGTACGGACCAGAGCTCTATGCAG tTCCAGGGTTCCCCTACCCGTCTGCGGCAGCGGCAGCCTCCACYGCAGCAGCGTTCCGTGGTGCCCACCTTAGGGGCCGGGGAAGGCCAGTGTACAGCGCGGTGCGTGCGGCGATGCCACAGCCTGCCCTCCCTGCCTACCCTGG CGTGGTGTATCAGGATGGTGGGTTTTATGGAGCTGCAGACTTATAC GGAGGCTATCCTGCCGCTGCCTATCGCTTTGCTCAGCCTACTGCTGTAACCGGGGCAACTGCTGCCGCCGCAGCTGCTGCTTACAGTGACAG TTATGGGCGAGTGTACACTACAGATCCCTACCACGCTCTAGGTCCTGCTGCCGCTGCCTATGGAGTCGGTGCCATG gctaGTTTATATCGGGCTGGATACAGTAGGTTTGCTCCGTACTAA
- the LOC111980684 gene encoding RNA binding protein fox-1 homolog 2 isoform X6, whose amino-acid sequence MLMSTDVASIMLPVSRGMMDREKDIDTATGPHANTTGGPAAIVRGMKRGDPEQTAAALTELAGAECKRPRIDGTVGVGDIGQNNDPLTPGFLGYPPHSQGSQDSTGGQEGLVPPPFSAFPPPPPPQNGLGTEFVGALFGASGQGPSDSGAGTNGSAATSNILPTPQTEVSPGQVDGVGQCVAVELAGGVSGADSAEAKGTPKRLHVSNIPFRFRDPDLRQMFGQFGKIIDVEIIFNERGSKGFGFVTFETSAEAEKARERLHGTLVEGRKIEVNNATARVMTNKKMVSPYPNGEALSTLPYGWKLSPMVQAMYGPELYAVPGFPYPSAAAAASTAAAFRGAHLRGRGRPVYSAVRAAMPQPALPAYPGVVYQDGGFYGAADLYGGYPAAAYRFAQPTAVTGATAAAAAAAYSDSYGRVYTTDPYHALGPAAAAYGVGAMASLYRAGYSRFAPY is encoded by the exons ATGTTAATGTCGACCGACGTCGCATCCATAATGTTACCCGTTTCTCGGGGAATGATGGACCGGGAAAAGGACATTGATACAGCAACTGGACCCCACGCGAACACGACCGGGGGTCCAGCAGCAATAGTCCGGGGAATGAAACGAGGGGATCCTGAGCAAACAGCTGCAGCTTTGACCGAATTAGCAGGAGCAGAGTGCAAACGGCCAAGGATAGACGGGACGGTGGGTGTTGGTGACATTGGACAG aacaACGACCCTTTAACRCCAGGTTTCCTTGGATACCCACCTCACAGCCAG gGTTCTCAAGATTCAACGGGGGGCCAGGAGGGGCTGGTGCCCCCGCCCTTCTCAGCGTtccctccaccaccccctccGCAGAACGGCCTGGGGACAGAGTTTGTCGGTGCTTTGTTTGGTGCTAGTGGACAGGGGCCTTCGGATTCAGGGGCTGGAACAAATGGCTCAGCCGCCACTTCCAACATCTTACCCACCCCG cagACAGAAGTGTCTCCAGGTCAGGTAGATGGAGTGGGGCAGTGCGTGGCAGTAGAATTAGCAGGAGGAGTATCCGGGGCTGACTCCGCAGAGGCCAAAGGAACCCCAAAACGACTTCACGTCTCCAACATCCCCTTCCGCTTCCGAGACCCTGACCTCAGGCAGATGTTTGGG CAATTTGGGAAGATTATTGATGTTGAGATCATTTTCAATGAGAGGGGCTCAAAG GGGTTTGGCTTTGTCACGTTTGAGACCAGCGCCGARGCGGAGAAAGCCCGGGAAAGGCTTCACGGCACGCTAGTGGAAGGTCGCAAGATAGAG gtTAACAATGCAACGGCCAGGGTGATGACCAATAAGAAGATGGTCAGCCCCTACCCCAACGGAGAGGCCCTTAGCACCCTGCCATATG GGTGGAAGCTAAGCCCAATGGTGCAGGCCATGTACGGACCAGAGCTCTATGCAG tTCCAGGGTTCCCCTACCCGTCTGCGGCAGCGGCAGCCTCCACYGCAGCAGCGTTCCGTGGTGCCCACCTTAGGGGCCGGGGAAGGCCAGTGTACAGCGCGGTGCGTGCGGCGATGCCACAGCCTGCCCTCCCTGCCTACCCTGG CGTGGTGTATCAGGATGGTGGGTTTTATGGAGCTGCAGACTTATAC GGAGGCTATCCTGCCGCTGCCTATCGCTTTGCTCAGCCTACTGCTGTAACCGGGGCAACTGCTGCCGCCGCAGCTGCTGCTTACAGTGACAG TTATGGGCGAGTGTACACTACAGATCCCTACCACGCTCTAGGTCCTGCTGCCGCTGCCTATGGAGTCGGTGCCATG gctaGTTTATATCGGGCTGGATACAGTAGGTTTGCTCCGTACTAA
- the LOC111980684 gene encoding RNA binding protein fox-1 homolog 2 isoform X1: MLMSTDVASIMLPVSRGMMDREKDIDTATGPHANTTGGPAAIVRGMKRGDPEQTAAALTELAGAECKRPRIDGTVGVGDIGQNNDPLTPGFLGYPPHSQGSQDSTGGQEGLVPPPFSAFPPPPPPQNGLGTEFVGALFGASGQGPSDSGAGTNGSAATSNILPTPQTEVSPGQVDGVGQCVAVELAGGVSGADSAEAKGTPKRLHVSNIPFRFRDPDLRQMFGQFGKIIDVEIIFNERGSKGFGFVTFETSAEAEKARERLHGTLVEGRKIEVNNATARVMTNKKMVSPYPNGEALSTLPYAGWKLSPMVQAMYGPELYAVPGFPYPSAAAAASTAAAFRGAHLRGRGRPVYSAVRAAMPQPALPAYPGVVYQDGGFYGAADLYGGYPAAAYRFAQPTAVTGATAAAAAAAYSDSYGRVYTTDPYHALGPAAAAYGVGAMVRAPQPQHYNNRLETELSSLYASLYRAGYSRFAPY, translated from the exons ATGTTAATGTCGACCGACGTCGCATCCATAATGTTACCCGTTTCTCGGGGAATGATGGACCGGGAAAAGGACATTGATACAGCAACTGGACCCCACGCGAACACGACCGGGGGTCCAGCAGCAATAGTCCGGGGAATGAAACGAGGGGATCCTGAGCAAACAGCTGCAGCTTTGACCGAATTAGCAGGAGCAGAGTGCAAACGGCCAAGGATAGACGGGACGGTGGGTGTTGGTGACATTGGACAG aacaACGACCCTTTAACRCCAGGTTTCCTTGGATACCCACCTCACAGCCAG gGTTCTCAAGATTCAACGGGGGGCCAGGAGGGGCTGGTGCCCCCGCCCTTCTCAGCGTtccctccaccaccccctccGCAGAACGGCCTGGGGACAGAGTTTGTCGGTGCTTTGTTTGGTGCTAGTGGACAGGGGCCTTCGGATTCAGGGGCTGGAACAAATGGCTCAGCCGCCACTTCCAACATCTTACCCACCCCG cagACAGAAGTGTCTCCAGGTCAGGTAGATGGAGTGGGGCAGTGCGTGGCAGTAGAATTAGCAGGAGGAGTATCCGGGGCTGACTCCGCAGAGGCCAAAGGAACCCCAAAACGACTTCACGTCTCCAACATCCCCTTCCGCTTCCGAGACCCTGACCTCAGGCAGATGTTTGGG CAATTTGGGAAGATTATTGATGTTGAGATCATTTTCAATGAGAGGGGCTCAAAG GGGTTTGGCTTTGTCACGTTTGAGACCAGCGCCGARGCGGAGAAAGCCCGGGAAAGGCTTCACGGCACGCTAGTGGAAGGTCGCAAGATAGAG gtTAACAATGCAACGGCCAGGGTGATGACCAATAAGAAGATGGTCAGCCCCTACCCCAACGGAGAGGCCCTTAGCACCCTGCCATATG cAGGGTGGAAGCTAAGCCCAATGGTGCAGGCCATGTACGGACCAGAGCTCTATGCAG tTCCAGGGTTCCCCTACCCGTCTGCGGCAGCGGCAGCCTCCACYGCAGCAGCGTTCCGTGGTGCCCACCTTAGGGGCCGGGGAAGGCCAGTGTACAGCGCGGTGCGTGCGGCGATGCCACAGCCTGCCCTCCCTGCCTACCCTGG CGTGGTGTATCAGGATGGTGGGTTTTATGGAGCTGCAGACTTATAC GGAGGCTATCCTGCCGCTGCCTATCGCTTTGCTCAGCCTACTGCTGTAACCGGGGCAACTGCTGCCGCCGCAGCTGCTGCTTACAGTGACAG TTATGGGCGAGTGTACACTACAGATCCCTACCACGCTCTAGGTCCTGCTGCCGCTGCCTATGGAGTCGGTGCCATGGTAAGAGCCCCCCAGCCGCAACACTACAACAACAGGCTGGAAACTGAGTTATCTTCACTTTAT gctaGTTTATATCGGGCTGGATACAGTAGGTTTGCTCCGTACTAA